The Nycticebus coucang isolate mNycCou1 chromosome 5, mNycCou1.pri, whole genome shotgun sequence genome window below encodes:
- the TMED5 gene encoding transmembrane emp24 domain-containing protein 5 isoform X2, with protein MGVQTWLPLPALLLTALAPRLLPGAVGFTPSLDSDFTFTLPAGQKECFYQPMPLKASLEIEYQVLDGAGLDIDFHLVSPEGKTLVFEQRKSDGVHTVETEVGDYMFCFDNTFSTISEKVIFFELILDNMGEQAQEQEDWKKYITGTDMLDMKLEDILESIDSIKSRLSKSGHIQTLLRAFEARDRNIQESNFDRVNFWSMVNLVVMVVVSAIQVYMLKSLFEDKRKSRT; from the exons ATGGGTGTCCAGACCTGGCTGCCCTTGCCCGCGCTCCTCCTGACCGCTCTGGCTCCGAGGCTGCTGCCTGGGGCGGTCGGCTTCACGCCCTCCTTAGACAGCGACTTTACCTTTACCCTCCCGGCGGGCCAGAAGGAATGTTTCTATCAGCCCATGCCCCTGAAGGCCTCGCTGGAGATCGAGTACCAA GTTTTAGATGGAGCAGGATTAGATATTGATTTCCATCTTGTCTCTCCAGAAGGCAAAACCTTAGTTTTTGAACAAAGAAAATCAGATGGAGTTCACAC TGTAGAGACTGAAGTTGGTGACTACATGTTCTGTTTTGACAATACATTCAGCACCATTTCTGAGAAggtgattttctttgaattaatcCTGGATAATATGGGAGAACAGGCACAAGAACAAGAAGATTGGAAGAAATATATTACCGGCACAGATATGTTGGATATGAAACTGGAAGACATACTG GAATCCATCGACAGCATCAAGTCCAGACTAAGCAAAAGTGGTCATATACAAACTCTGCTTAGAGCATTCGAAGCTCGTGATCGAAACATACAAGAAAGCAACTTTGATAGAGTCAACTTCTGGTCTATGGTTAATTTAGTGGTCATGGTGGTAGTGTCAGCCATTCAAGTGTATATGCTGAAGAGTCTGTttgaagacaaaaggaaaagtagaactTAA
- the TMED5 gene encoding transmembrane emp24 domain-containing protein 5 isoform X1: MGVQTWLPLPALLLTALAPRLLPGAVGFTPSLDSDFTFTLPAGQKECFYQPMPLKASLEIEYQPVRALIRRISQYNTDTRSSSSLDEVLDGAGLDIDFHLVSPEGKTLVFEQRKSDGVHTVETEVGDYMFCFDNTFSTISEKVIFFELILDNMGEQAQEQEDWKKYITGTDMLDMKLEDILESIDSIKSRLSKSGHIQTLLRAFEARDRNIQESNFDRVNFWSMVNLVVMVVVSAIQVYMLKSLFEDKRKSRT, from the exons ATGGGTGTCCAGACCTGGCTGCCCTTGCCCGCGCTCCTCCTGACCGCTCTGGCTCCGAGGCTGCTGCCTGGGGCGGTCGGCTTCACGCCCTCCTTAGACAGCGACTTTACCTTTACCCTCCCGGCGGGCCAGAAGGAATGTTTCTATCAGCCCATGCCCCTGAAGGCCTCGCTGGAGATCGAGTACCAA CCAGTACGCGCTCTGATACGGAGAATTTCACAATATAACACTGATACACGTTCTTCTTCGTCATTGGACGAG GTTTTAGATGGAGCAGGATTAGATATTGATTTCCATCTTGTCTCTCCAGAAGGCAAAACCTTAGTTTTTGAACAAAGAAAATCAGATGGAGTTCACAC TGTAGAGACTGAAGTTGGTGACTACATGTTCTGTTTTGACAATACATTCAGCACCATTTCTGAGAAggtgattttctttgaattaatcCTGGATAATATGGGAGAACAGGCACAAGAACAAGAAGATTGGAAGAAATATATTACCGGCACAGATATGTTGGATATGAAACTGGAAGACATACTG GAATCCATCGACAGCATCAAGTCCAGACTAAGCAAAAGTGGTCATATACAAACTCTGCTTAGAGCATTCGAAGCTCGTGATCGAAACATACAAGAAAGCAACTTTGATAGAGTCAACTTCTGGTCTATGGTTAATTTAGTGGTCATGGTGGTAGTGTCAGCCATTCAAGTGTATATGCTGAAGAGTCTGTttgaagacaaaaggaaaagtagaactTAA